The window atgCATTGTGGTTCATTATGTCCTTTAATCAATttcttgtttacattttgtgCCTATAAGTGTATTCTGACATCATCTTGAAATTCTCATCAAATTCAATAGATCATTACTGAAGGGGAAAGGCTAAAAAGTATCTAAGTACGAACTACTAAAACTGGATCTAAAAATTCGTTGACTTTTAAATAAATACTAATCCCCTTTAGGTTGACCAAATTACAAACTTGAGCAAACCACTGACAACAATGCTGCCTCTACTTAACTGTCACCTCTGAAAACACTagtgttattactaccactgggtcgatgcctccgCTGGTGGACTGCTAGTCCCTGAGGGTATGGCCACCAAAGtagccagtactttggtactggcctaaaaaaacaaattttgtgttattaaaatttgctgttagaaaatttttgaaattatttaaaattaaggaaaGTATCTTTCTCATgcatagctctgattccttttcTGGCTTTGGCTATAATTTTCctttttggtttttggttttcatctttttaataaTCTTtggattttcatatattttggcttCACGCATAGCTGAAGAGACTTTCATTAAAATTGTTGAAATGCATGTTTGGTGCAGTAAAATTGTTACCGGTATGTTTTTACTGGAAACGACACACCTAAGTCTTTCCTCTTTAACATCTCTAAGGCAAGACAAAGTAAAGCAGACAACTCAGAATTGGGTGATAATTCTGGTTTATATGATTGGTTAAGCATCCTGTTGATCAAAAGTAGACAGTCCTTGATTATATTGACACGAATGTATTCAAATCagatattattataaatttatgtaCAGAATGACAATGGTAACTGCAGATTATTTCATTGTATCTTCTTTTTCATAACTTGAAAATGAAAAGTTATAATGATCTTATCTTACAAATGCTATCTAATAAAAGCATACTGCAAAAGTTCAGGACTTGTGAATTTAGGGATTTTTGCTGATGAAATGTCTTGTACAGGAGCGCGTACTTTTATTCTCCGTAAATGAGTATCTCGTCCATTCTGGTGGTTTGATAAAATAGCTATTTGAATCATAAATGTCCTTATTGGCTTTTCATTGACATCTTTCATTGGTACACACACCCATCCAACTGGTTCCGACATCTCTATCTGTTCAACCTCAACAAGGTCATTAAAATGGGTACCAGCCCTAATTGAGATTctgaaaaaaatgaactaaatattaacataagggagctaccatttgatttttatgggggggctaggatgaaatttgaaaaaaataggcaggacaggagttttgagtaaaaaaaaaggcaggatgagcaacttggtaaaaaaaaaaaaggcaggatgacaatttgtgtaaaaaaagtcaggataaactaataaaaaaaaaggcaggaccgaatagagtaaaaaataaaaaggcaggacagagattacaactaaaaaaaaaagcaggacaaaatttttcatcctagcccccccataaaaatcaaatggtagctccctaattaaCCAATTTAATTGGAATTTGAATTTTATACACCATAAGCAGCTGTTTTATACGATTTCTGCAATGTTTGCACAGAGAGTTGAAAAATTACttgttagttttaaaaataatctaCATTCTATCCATACAGTGAAACTTCTTGAAACGGAAAACAGACTGTAACTGGTTTGTTGAAAATTCATATCATCCCAGTGACTCCTTTGACAAGTGCGTTCAAGTATCTATCAAAATACATGTGTTAATTTTAGTTTTGTACattatatgtataataaaatcatttaaacacaATTTTTACTTCTATTTGaacttattctttttttattttgcaggatCGGGAATAATAAGTATAATATaccttatatcatgtatattaataGTATTTCTTTAAGAATAtaatttatcttttaaagttGATTATACCAACCATACTAGAACCTCCCTCATAGGAAGTCAAGGTCGTGAAGAAAAATTTTATTGTTATTAGTAAAGTACACAAATGTGATCTGTGTACAAAggatattaataacttttaaaaggcATGGGAGAaaatgataaacagtaaatataTAATGAGCTAGGTGTTGGGTTAAATTTTGACAGGTTAACAGAGGGGggttggaggggtcctgatccggAAATCTCGGGCTTCACAACATGAAATCAAGAGGtcccaaatttaaagaaatttaaattctGATATCCCGCAATTCTaaaaaagaattcctggatcccAAAAGGATTAATCCCGAAATCTGaagcttaaaaacaccagatccCGACGTCCTGAAAAAAGGTCCTGCTCCCCCTCTCCTGGTAACAGTAGTTACTTAGTTGTCATGTAGGTTTCCTGATAACttgaataattcagtccctccctgtaatcgatctctcctacttgcgAGGTTAATGTAGtaatcgtagatcagcggaatataatgACTGAATTATTTGGGTTAGTTTCCTGATTGACCAgattatcttcttttttaaaaatatattataataaaattgagaatggaaatggggaatgtgtcaaagagacaacaaccagacctctgaacagacaacagcagaaggtcaccaacaggtgttcaatgcagcgagaaattcccgcacccagaggcgttcttcagctggcccttaaacaaatatgtatactagttcctTGATAATGAACTCAATGCTAAACTCCAAAGTGTACactagaaactaaaattaaaaataatgcaagACTTTGGCCTTTATAAGTCTTGTATTAAAAGTTAAACATGATGTCCATTTtcaatgaactagtacacatttttcaagttgaggggccagctgaaaccGACCACTGGGTGCTGAATTTTCACACTTCATTGAAACCCATTAGTGGCTGATGGATTTTATCTGCTCTTTGAACATGTTGGATGGGTtgatgattttttgaaatacatttttattctcaatttcattaacaACTACATACAGATCTCTAATTTTAAATAACAAGGCTGgttttatataattaaattttattgatttagaCATGTTTGAATAACCAGAATAACCAAACTAAAAACATGTGTGTATACTGTACCATGACAAACATGACAGAACCATATTTTTGAGAGTGGACTTTTTATACAGAAATTTGAAAATTGTGACCATGGTGACAGCAATCATCCTATCCCCCCTACTAGCTGActgccaaaaaaaattaaataagtattgtGTAAATACAGGAAAAGCATTATCTGGTTGACAAAAACAAGTCAACAAACTGCGCCTATTCAGAAATATAGATAAATGCAATACTTTGCATTCCAGAATGAGATAAGGTAATTTCCATGATTTCTGGGATTACTgatcaaaaggaaaaaaagattattgcgaggtttttattattgcgaaaaatgcaagaAAGTTGtgatcgcaataatttaaactcacattttgaaatattttatatgaattaaagggcactagctgtcaaattcatgttcactgattctaatcaaattctcatatttgatttataacaatgtaaaacctttatccaaactattaaaagtctaaataaaacaataaacaaggcacaggcatgagaatatgtagcttcgtttcgtgtgtattttagtctagacgccatctaattatttaTCGGGTTGACCACTATAGTCATCTGATGACCATATAATCGATatcgatgtaaacataaatatagagataaatagattaagcaaacacatgctgttgaattattctaggtctatttaatttcatattacagatgaaagaaaaatgtttaccatcgtttttacctgtattagaatgcttatttgtggatcgaatcagtcaatcaaatgatttaccattgtttcactttcaatgttgacattctcttcctttaaaaaaactttacacatacaattcatgtgttatccatctcaatctgaggggttaaattaaagtttacaTGAAttaatacggattcaatgaggtcgaattattcacttgcaagtgaataattcataatcaatgtttttttgctaattttgaaaaaattgaaccttattggttactaaaaaagaattattattacACTATTTGTATTACATTACTGAttgagccaaaaaaaataatatattaggtTTTTGATATATATCGTAGCTTTAAACAggacttttctcaaaatcgtaaaaattaaaatcccatttcagtcttaaatgacaaaatcgcaataattaatgCACGCAATAATTCCTGAATCTACAGTAATCAAATtttgccaaccaaccaaacaattacGGTGTGTTTTTCCAGCAGGTGGCAGTAaacatacatatatttgttttgtcaaatGCATGCTCATAATTTTCATGGCATTGCTGTGAGACTTTTTTACCTGTTTGGGGTATAGCTTTCATCAGCTTTGTAATCTGTGTAGATACATATATCATGAATGGTAGTTTTCTTTCTGAATTGTATGTTAACTAGGTGTGGCTGAGGACCGTCTGACTGCCAGTAAGTGTCTGGAGAATCCTCCCTCAACTGATCAACTCCAAATCCTACAAAAGTGTATATATAATGTTAAACCATAAAAATACTACAAAACAATATCAGGTTAGATGAACTGTATGTTAACTAGTTGTGGCTGAGGACGGTCTGACTGCCAGTAAGTGTCTTGAGAATCCTCCATAAGCTGGTCAACTCCATTTCCTACAATTGTGTACATGTAAtgtttaaatcataaaaattctACAACATCTACAAGAGGGGCGTAAAGGGGtggtatctgcacggaagaacgctgaataaaattgccatttcacgatgaatgaacaattaaaaatttcttgcacgttgatctttttaccgatttcacgaaacacggtgaataacgaacctttttcacggctg of the Mytilus galloprovincialis chromosome 8, xbMytGall1.hap1.1, whole genome shotgun sequence genome contains:
- the LOC143042818 gene encoding anaphase-promoting complex subunit 10-like produces the protein MATKVTANPDLDIFKEEKEGKLREVGNQAVWSLSSCKPGFGVDQLREDSPDTYWQSDGPQPHLVNIQFRKKTTIHDICIYTDYKADESYTPNRISIRAGTHFNDLVEVEQIEMSEPVGWVCVPMKDVNEKPIRTFMIQIAILSNHQNGRDTHLRRIKVRAPVQDISSAKIPKFTSPELLQYAFIR